A stretch of Aureispira sp. CCB-E DNA encodes these proteins:
- the fbp gene encoding class 1 fructose-bisphosphatase codes for MNKIITLDEFIIQRQKDFPFATGELSGLLRDIGLASKIISREVNKAGLADIAGHADTAANASGEQVQKLDVLADNLLISCLQNSGECCGIASEENNTYVPIESSINAKYVVLFDPLDGSSNIDVNVSIGTIFAIYRRISDDGVCQLSDFLQDGVEQVASGYVLYGSSTMLVYTTGKGVNGFTLDPSIGEFCLSHPDMKIPQKGNIYAVNQGAYHRFDASVQQFIDECMDDCCTFRYVGSMVADVHRTLIKGGIFMYPATTTAPKGKLRLLYECNPLSFIIEQAGGCSTNGTQRILELEATELHQRTPIFMGSPNMVNRVEEIITSQSQVMA; via the coding sequence ATGAATAAGATTATTACCTTAGATGAATTCATCATCCAACGTCAAAAAGATTTTCCATTTGCAACTGGTGAACTATCGGGTTTACTTCGAGATATTGGACTAGCGTCTAAGATAATCAGTAGAGAAGTTAACAAAGCAGGTTTAGCTGACATTGCAGGACATGCCGACACAGCTGCTAATGCTTCTGGTGAGCAGGTTCAAAAACTAGATGTTTTGGCAGATAATTTATTGATTTCTTGCCTTCAAAATAGTGGCGAATGTTGTGGCATTGCTTCGGAAGAAAACAACACCTATGTCCCTATCGAATCTAGTATTAATGCCAAATATGTCGTTTTATTCGACCCTTTGGATGGTTCTAGTAATATTGATGTGAATGTATCTATTGGTACAATCTTCGCCATCTATCGCCGTATTTCGGATGATGGTGTTTGTCAATTGAGCGACTTTCTACAAGATGGTGTAGAGCAAGTGGCATCAGGCTATGTCTTGTACGGTTCTTCGACTATGTTGGTCTACACTACGGGCAAAGGAGTAAATGGGTTTACCTTAGATCCTTCGATAGGAGAATTCTGCTTATCGCACCCCGATATGAAAATTCCACAAAAAGGCAACATATACGCTGTCAACCAAGGAGCTTATCACAGGTTTGATGCCTCGGTACAACAGTTTATTGATGAGTGCATGGATGATTGTTGTACGTTTAGATATGTTGGTTCAATGGTTGCTGATGTTCATCGCACCTTGATCAAAGGGGGGATTTTTATGTACCCTGCCACCACAACAGCTCCTAAAGGAAAACTACGCTTGTTGTACGAGTGTAACCCTTTATCTTTTATCATCGAGCAAGCAGGTGGATGCTCTACGAACGGTACTCAACGTATTCTGGAACTTGAAGCAACCGAACTGCACCAAAGAACACCTATTTTCATGGGTTCTCCTAATATGGTCAATCGTGTAGAAGAGATTATTACAAGCCAAAGCCAAGTAATGGCTTGA
- a CDS encoding TVP38/TMEM64 family protein codes for MAKKKELVLRIALLATVMLGLLALAKYTPLGAYFSVAKLQELIRAAGNWGLVIYFLVFLVGTLMSVPGAVFLVFAILTYGYFWGILLSFGAANLCAMINFLFARFVGGKALTEIKNKRIQKVLSRVDTHPIQTICWLRVFMLLSPVVNYAMALTNIKSRQFFIGNAIAMIFPFAFIILGTVFFRSAFFQEVVLVWIKSVIS; via the coding sequence ATGGCTAAGAAAAAAGAACTCGTTTTACGAATTGCATTATTAGCCACGGTTATGTTAGGTTTATTAGCTTTGGCAAAATATACTCCTTTGGGAGCCTACTTTAGTGTCGCAAAATTGCAAGAACTCATTCGGGCGGCAGGAAATTGGGGACTTGTTATTTATTTTTTAGTGTTTTTGGTAGGAACTTTGATGAGCGTACCAGGAGCCGTTTTTTTGGTATTTGCTATCTTAACCTACGGTTACTTTTGGGGGATTTTGTTGTCTTTTGGTGCTGCAAATCTATGTGCAATGATTAATTTTTTGTTTGCACGATTTGTAGGAGGGAAAGCCTTGACGGAGATTAAAAATAAAAGAATTCAAAAAGTGCTTTCGAGAGTAGATACACATCCTATACAAACGATTTGTTGGTTGAGAGTGTTTATGCTACTGTCTCCTGTTGTCAATTATGCAATGGCATTAACCAATATAAAATCTAGACAGTTTTTTATAGGCAATGCTATAGCAATGATATTCCCTTTTGCGTTTATTATTTTAGGAACCGTTTTTTTTAGAAGCGCTTTTTTTCAAGAAGTCGTTTTGGTTTGGATTAAATCAGTAATTAGTTGA